A single region of the Sorghum bicolor cultivar BTx623 chromosome 9, Sorghum_bicolor_NCBIv3, whole genome shotgun sequence genome encodes:
- the LOC8071229 gene encoding thioredoxin H4-1 — MGGCAGKARRDDEESFYFKGGNVHVITTKEGWEQKIAEANRDGKTVVANFSASWCGPCRVIASVYAEMSKTYPQLMFLTIDVDDLMEFSTSWDIRATPTFFFLKNGQQIDKLVGANKPELERKVVAAAGAASSS; from the exons ATGGGAGGCTGTGCGGGAAAG GCACGTCGTGATGACGAAGAAAGTTTTTATTTCAAAGGTGGAAATGTGCATGTTATAACAACTAAAGAGGGCTGGGAGCAGAAGATTGCAGAAGCAAACAGAGATGGGAAAACC GTTGTGGCAAATTTCAGTGCTTCCTGGTGTGGGCCATGCCGTGTCATTGCTTCTGTCTATGCTGAGATGTCAAAGACTTATCCTCAACTCATGTTCTTGACAATAGACGTCGACGACCTGATG GAATTCAGCACGTCCTGGGACATCCGTGCAACCCCGACATTCTTCTTCCTCAAGAACGGGCAGCAGATCGACAAGCTCGTCGGCGCGAACAAACCTGAGCTCGAGAGGAAAGTGGTAGCAGCCGCTGGTGCCGCCAGTTCGTCCTAG
- the LOC8080934 gene encoding proline-rich receptor-like protein kinase PERK12, with protein sequence MAGQAHKITVAALLPLLILLPLTMLSSMASATRRSPATVSSEGFSVLRKVPTGPSNETSDPPPPPSQVTESPVIDFPVLRKVPTGPSNETSDPPPPPSQVAESPVVDLPVLRKVPTGPSNETSDPPPPPSQVAETESPIVDFPVLRKVPSGPSNITSDPPPPPSQVAESPIVDFPVLRKVPSGPSNITSDPPPPPVTTTA encoded by the coding sequence ATGGCCGGGCAGGCGCACAAGATCACCGTAGCGGCACTGCTGCCTCTGCTCATCCTCCTGCCGCTGACGATGCTCTCTTCCATGGCATCAGCCACGCGCCGCTCGCCGGCAACGGTGAGCAGCGAGGGTTTTTCGGTGCTGAGGAAGGTCCCAACCGGACCAAGCAACGAGACCAGcgatccgccgccgccaccgtctcAAGTGACTGAGAGCCCTGTCATCGACTTCCCGGTGCTGAGAAAGGTCCCAACTGGACCAAGCAACGAGACCAGTgatccgccgccgccaccatctcaagtggctgagagCCCTGTCGTCGACCTCCCGGTGCTGAGGAAGGTCCCAACTGGACCAAGCAACGAGACCAGcgacccgccgccgccaccatctcaagtggctgagacTGAGAGCCCTATCGTCGACTTCCCGGTGCTGAGGAAGGTTCCCTCTGGACCTAGCAACATAACAAGTgacccgccgccgccaccatctcaagtggctgagagCCCTATCGTCGACTTTCCGGTGCTGAGAAAGGTTCCCTCTGGACCTAGCAACATAACAAgtgatccgccgccgccgccggtcacCACGACCGCGTGA